Proteins co-encoded in one Pararge aegeria chromosome 19, ilParAegt1.1, whole genome shotgun sequence genomic window:
- the LOC120631967 gene encoding uncharacterized protein LOC120631967 produces MRRGHSGIGGWRSENPRHFRPRIGGNPHFRPPKSYGILETPRFPPPFDGSRSMRFNNRSDKSDRTPSVHSDRYRFRSNQNVYQRPHQQGERRLPSSLQWTRQTGDSHRNTSIASNNYYEDQPIDQFHPNRMSEIDKRHIPQMREVYKPPLISPWEVNHPLHHSSGKEDNVYRHDRGHPNKPSAASMEYTGHRPPASDHYGCNPTSVIDSTNTFSRSVDATVDLVRKRLLNRSDPQNTTDNFENCQDTAEDGQKSQTSSTFRNNQNEQPLRKKYQRQRHTDKSSCDKIRSKIVHQLFKMDKEKIHKLMDNPNSSTKFEYAISSLITESQNSFNRHLRSAAEKTLCGSSTDFIENDNNTIYEDTFMKQMQCMLDPQDTVFLEDIKPFVMAEITKVLQLNEYDQNVHIGDDGIATNSHDEHQNYNLHQNNNNFNHEEFSTEDIYSGLNNISPTGYQRPKSVEPTTNNYGAYEDNLPHYGDSKHLFDRRHRTKSFSFMQGGTSEINFYGRELGDKPNETITGVPQDLFDSNGDQLSEDEDPFAELDKQYHVAVDHDFIEQDDILSPKHDKDLYNSNSIKTFKVEPLSPDKNLKSIDKDIEKQIFNMAQSPLKLSLPINNTSIKQETKEALIECKEESLCCSNILSLEENNGDSTSHNNDKTNKQYDAAFQEITKQTDTTDLSSNLKSPLSNPRKRSIDQRPSHRKEKRKKSESESSKQILNKNIIINVNDCASKSSDKCETSKPIFNLFFSKEQSKLVPKDNKTGSNDKNYTEKHVKRKETPKRTTEKNSKRKDSTSSTHLSSPTENSHINNDGDTNATTTTSSQCDNQTKSETKTILKPIDMFNENPKKTNLIHQAHRNTAPTPSSTSNIELNKKSKLKGPLCKQLMKRHIAIQVIRKMHAKQTQTPPSKCGTQSCQAKKKYATKSIQTDVNIPDKTGNKSNDAFERMKEIDLEIQVLLQEKFKLYSSIESKDTGTSSMQTLGMTVLNVSPYNGDGENETTEDSLSEDTIVNDFANIPVEELEQIALETVQEDEDSKSNQSKRFRRRKVPYEESHSQSPVTVQKRKKSKPKSPNISLIEQIITNEGPIEDDITLLDDSEIPEMKSKNKNTKRKKKGSTRIRSIPRRRIVKPTNTVHYTIKECSVVIERIDITPYRQRILSQALEPVVEFLNIIEEEQSTDRNRKGIETNLNIICEQNVSIIEESVDNDIHFDMLDVSEDIVVGDNCEVKSLEDKEEITENENVAVCEEIILDNSQSSMEDATTPAMGQGGECKMYDYSADENLRRDSVVVSGNADAVLALECVESNFLAACLDGNVYYFNNDGQLLSTLRGSNLAVTCITIVKEKYGTTVYTGSLDSRIRYYDLETGLEKGLECNVLSPIQTMDRAWDTVFVGTRTGFVLQFECKNNMLIPVSSVKFSDQSILALRAMKEGPRKVLLVAARSENVTIKDAQTGLLLRTLVGPKMTVYSLLFEDGKVFCGTSSHQIHVFDYASGTHAGTHSGGKGAVCLRATGGLLFAGCYDGCVYVYRESEGEPFAQIRGPSLMLLSLAVVGSKIIAGYKDRSLYIWKIPLCILQEMIL; encoded by the exons ATGCGACGAGGTCATTCAGGAATTGGCGGATGGCGTAGTGAGAATCCGCGACATTTTAGACCTAGGATTGGCGGCAATCCGCATTTCAGGCCCCCAAAGAGCTATGGCATACTAGAGACACCGAG ATTCCCGCCACCATTCGATGGTTCAAGGTCAATGCGATTTAATAATCGCTCTGATAAGTCTGACCGAACACCATCTGTTCATTCTGATAGATATAGATTTAGAAGTAACCAAAATGTTTATCAGAGACCACATCAACAAGGGGAGAGACGGTTACCGTCTTCACTGCAATGGACTAGGCAAACAGGTGATAGTCACAGAAACACATCCATAGCATCAAACAATTATTATGAAGATCAACCCATTGATCAGTTTCATCCTAATAGAATGAGTGAGATTGATAAAAGGCATATTCCCCAAATGAGAGAAGTATACAAACCACCTTTAATTTCACCATGGGAAGTAAATCACCCATTACATCATTCTAGTGGAAAAGAAGATAATGTATACAGACATGATAGAGGTCATCCAAACAAACCATCTGCAGCTTCCATGGAGTATACTGGGCATAGACCACCTGCATCTGATCACTATGGCTGCAATCCTACATCAGTTATTGATAGCACTAATACATTTAGCCGTTCAGTAGATGCTACAGTTGATTTAGTAAGAAAAAGATTGCTAAACCGCAGTGACCCACAGAATACTACTGATAACTTTGAGAATTGTCAAGATACAGCTGAGGATGGTCAAAAGTCACAAACAAGTAGTACCTTTCGAAATAATCAAAATGAGCAACCTCTAAGAAAAAAGTATCAAAGGCAACGTCATACTGACAAATCAAGTTGTGATAAAATAAGAAGCAAAATTGTACATCAACTGTTTAAAATGGATAAGGAGAAAATTCACAAACTTATGGACAATCCAAATTCTTCAACAAAATTTGAATATGCTATAAGTAGCTTGATAACAGAATCACAAAACAGCTTCAATAGACATCTAAGATCAGCTGCTGAGAAAACCCTATGTGGATCCAGTACTGATTTCattgaaaatgataataatactaTTTATGAAGACACATTTATGAAACAGATGCAATGTATGCTAGATCCACAAGATACTGTATTCCTGGAAGATATTAAGCCATTTGTAATGGCTGAAATAACTAAGGTATTACAGTTAAATGAATATGATCAAAATGTTCATATAGGTGATGATGGCATTGCTACCAATAGTCATGATGAACATCAAAATTATAATCtgcatcaaaataataataactttaatcaTGAGGAATTTTCTACTGAAGATATTTACTCTGggctaaataatatttcaccAACAGGTTATCAGAGACCAAAAAGTGTTGAACCTACCACTAATAATTATGGTGCATATGAAGATAACCTACCACATTATGGAGATTCTAAACATCTTTTTGATCGGAGACACAGAAcaaaaagttttagttttatgcAGGGTGGTACCTCTGAGATCAATTTTTATGGAAGAGAACTAGGAGATAAACCAAATGAAACTATAACTGGGGTTCCACAAGATTTATTTGATTCTAATGGAGATCAGCTCTCAGAAGATGAGGATCCATTTGCTGAATTAGATAAGCAGTATCATGTTGCAGTAGATCATGACTTCATTGAACAGGATGACATACTTAGCCCAAAACATGATAAAGATTTATATAACAGTAACtccataaaaacttttaaagtagAACCCTTATCGCcagataaaaacttaaaaagcatTGATAAGGATATTGagaaacaaatttttaatatgGCTCAGTCACCTTTAAAATTATCACTACCCATTAATAATACGTCAATCAAACAGGAGACTAAAGAAGCGCTTATAGAATGTAAAGAAGAATCATTATGCTGTTCTAACATTTTGTCTTTAGAAGAAAATAATGGGGACAGCACCAgtcataataatgataaaaccaACAAACAATATGACGCTGCATTCCAGGAAATCACCAAACAAACTGATACCACAGATCTGTCAAGTAATCTTAAATCCCCATTATCTAATCCCCGAAAACGGTCAATTGACCAAAGGCCATCACACCGTAAGGAAAAACGGAAAAAATCAGAATCTGAATCAAGTAAACaaattcttaataaaaatatcataataaatgtaaatgatTGTGCTTCTAAATCTTCAGATAAATGTGAAACCTCAAAAccaatatttaacttatttttctcaAAGGAACAAAGTAAGCTTGTACCAAAAGATAATAAGACAGGTTCAAATGACAAAAACTATACAGAAAAACATGTCAAAAGAAAAGAAACACCAAAAAGGACaactgaaaaaaatagtaaacgAAAAGATTCCACATCTTCAACACATCTCTCAAGTCCTACAGAAAACAGCCATATTAATAATGATGGTGATACAAATGCCACAACAACGACATCTAGCCAATGTGATAACCAAACTAAATCAGAGACAAAAACCATCCTAAAGCCAATAgatatgtttaatgaaaatccaaagaaaactaatttaattcatCAAGCACATAGAAATACTGCCCCTACTCCAAGTTCTACTTCCAACATTGAGTTAAACAAGAAAAGCAAACTTAAGGGACCTTTATGTAAACAGTTAATGAAAAGGCATATTGCTATTCAGGTCATAAGAAAAATGCATGCAAAGCAAACACAAACACCACCATCTAAGTGTGGCACACAGTCATGTCAAGCTAAAAAGAAGTATGCTACTAAATCGATACAAACTGATGTGAATATTCCAGATAAAACTGGCAACAAGTCAAATGATGCATTTGAAAGAATGAAAGAAATTGATTTAGAGATACAAGTTTTATTACAAGAAAAGTTTAAACTGTACAGCTCCATTGAAAGCAAAGATACTGGAACTAGCTCAATGCAAACATTAGGTATGACAGTTCTAAATGTTAGTCCTTACAATGGAGATGGTGAAAATGAAACCACAGAAGATTCACTCTCTGAAGATACAATTGTTAATGACTTTGCAAATATACCAGTAGAAGAACTGGAACAAATAGCATTGGAAACCGTACAAGAAGATGAAGACAGTAAATCCAATCAATCAAAACGATTTCGACGTCGCAAGGTTCCCTATGAGGAATCTCATTCCCAGAGCCCTGTAACAgtccaaaaaagaaaaaaatcaaagcCAAAATCCccaaatatatctttaattgAGCAAATTATTACCAATGAAGGGCCAATTGAAGATGACATAACATTGTTAGATGACTCTGAAATTCCAGAAATGAagtcgaaaaataaaaatacgaaaagaaagaaaaaaggtTCAACTCGGATTAGGTCAATCCCTAGGCGTAGAATAGTTAAACCCACAAATACTGTTCATTACACAATCAAAGAATGCTCTGTGGTTATAGAAAGAATAGATATAACACCATATAGACAACGTATATTATCTCAGGCATTGGAACCTGTTGTAGAGTTTTTGAATATAATTGAAGAGGAGCAAAGTACTGATAGAAATCGAAAAGGTATAGAAACCAATCTGAATATCATATGTGAACAGAATGTCAGCATCATTGAGGAATCTGTGGACAATGATATTCATTTTGATATGTTAGATGTCTCGGAAGATATTGTTGTTGGTGATAACTGTGAAGTAAAATCTTTGGAAGACAAAGAAGAAATCACTGAGAATGAAAATGTTGCAGTTTGTGAAGAAATAATTTTAGATAATAGTCAGTCATCCATGGAAGATGCAACTACACCAGCTATGGGTCAGGGAGGCGAGTGTAAAATGTATGATTACTCAGCAGATGAAAACTTACGCCGCGACTCTGTTGTCGTCAGTGGAAATGCTGATGCGGTTCTTGCATTAGag TGTGTGGAAAGCAATTTCCTAGCTGCTTGTCTTGATGGCAATGTCTACTATTTCAATAATGATGGGCAGCTGTTGAGCACTTTGAGAGGATCAAATCTAGCTGTCACATGCATCACCatagttaaagaaaaatatggAACCACAGTGTACACAGGTTCCTTGGATTCCAGGATACGATATTACGACTTAGAG ACTGGTTTGGAAAAAGGCctagagtgcaatgttttaagTCCAATACAAACGATGGACCGAGCATGGGACACAGTATTTGTTGGTACAAGAACTGGATTTGTCTTGCAGTTTGAGTGTAAG AATAACATGCTGATACCAGTTAGTTCTGTAAAATTCTCGGACCAATCTATCCTCGCGCTTCGAGCAATGAAGGAGGGACCTCGAAAAGTGCTCCTTGTGGCGGCTCGGTCAGAAAATGTGACTATCAAAGACGCACAAACTGGTCTGTTGTTACGGACTCTGGTTGGGCCTAAGATGACAGTGTACTCTCTGCTTTTTGAAGATGGCAAAGTCTTTTGCGGTACCAGCAGTCACCAGATACACGTTTTTGACTATGCA AGTGGCACTCACGCGGGTACGCACTCCGGTGGTAAAGGTGCGGTGTGTCTGCGCGCGACAGGCGGGCTTCTATTCGCAGGCTGTTACGATGGCTGCGTGTACGTGTACCGCGAGAGCGAGGGCGAGCCCTTTGCGCAGATCCGTGGACCCAGCCTGATGCTGCTTTCATTGGCGGTGGTCGGCAGCAAG ATCATTGCGGGCTACAAGGACAGGAGTTTGTATATATGGAAAATACCACTTTGTATACTGCAAGAAATGATACTTTAA